In Streptomyces canus, one DNA window encodes the following:
- a CDS encoding zinc-dependent alcohol dehydrogenase family protein: MKGYVFHGAGQAAWEEVPDPAVKDPTDAIVRVVAVTICGTDLHILKGDVPEVHPGTVLGHEAVGEIVEVGSDVRTVRPGDRVLVSCISACGRCPYCRQGMYGQCRGGGGWILGHLIDGTQAEYVRVPHADLSVHPLPAAMNSADAVLLADIFPTSYEVGVLNGHVRPGDTVVVVGAGPIGLAAIATARLFSPERIVAVDLAPARLDAARRLGADAVADAREAPEQLIADLTDGLGADVVIEAVGVPESFELCTRMVRPGGHVANIGVHGAPATLHLEDLWIKNITITTGLVDTHSTPTLLRMAAAGRLPTSELVTHTFPLDHMQEAYDVFSRAVDTGALKIVLGAEQHQTVAVREG, translated from the coding sequence ATGAAGGGCTATGTGTTCCACGGCGCCGGACAGGCCGCCTGGGAAGAGGTCCCCGACCCGGCGGTCAAGGACCCCACCGATGCGATCGTGCGCGTCGTGGCCGTCACCATCTGCGGCACCGACCTGCACATCCTCAAGGGCGACGTCCCGGAGGTACACCCCGGCACCGTGCTGGGGCACGAGGCGGTCGGCGAGATCGTCGAGGTCGGCAGCGATGTACGGACCGTGCGACCGGGGGACCGGGTTCTGGTCTCCTGCATCAGCGCGTGCGGGCGCTGTCCCTACTGCCGTCAGGGAATGTACGGCCAGTGCCGCGGCGGAGGAGGCTGGATCCTCGGCCACCTGATCGACGGTACGCAGGCCGAATACGTCCGCGTCCCCCACGCCGACCTGTCCGTGCACCCGCTGCCCGCCGCGATGAACAGCGCGGACGCCGTCCTGCTGGCGGACATCTTCCCGACGTCCTACGAGGTGGGCGTGCTCAACGGTCACGTACGCCCCGGAGACACCGTCGTCGTGGTCGGAGCAGGCCCCATCGGACTGGCGGCCATCGCCACGGCCCGGCTGTTCTCTCCCGAGCGGATCGTCGCCGTGGACCTGGCCCCGGCCCGGCTGGACGCCGCCCGACGGCTCGGCGCCGATGCCGTGGCCGATGCCAGGGAAGCCCCCGAGCAGCTGATCGCCGACCTCACCGACGGGCTCGGCGCGGACGTCGTCATCGAGGCCGTCGGTGTGCCGGAGAGCTTCGAGCTGTGCACCCGCATGGTCCGCCCCGGCGGTCACGTCGCCAACATCGGCGTGCACGGGGCCCCCGCGACCCTGCACCTCGAAGACCTGTGGATCAAGAACATCACCATCACGACCGGACTCGTCGACACCCACTCCACCCCGACCCTGCTCCGGATGGCGGCCGCCGGCCGGCTGCCCACCTCGGAGCTGGTCACCCACACCTTCCCGCTGGACCACATGCAGGAGGCGTACGACGTCTTCTCCCGGGCCGTCGACACCGGCGCCCTCAAGATCGTGCTCGGCGCGGAGCAGCACCAGACCGTCGCCGTGCGCGAGGGCTGA
- a CDS encoding helix-turn-helix domain-containing protein translates to MAEHREAERPLGDLGRRLATRRAQLGLSRKETATRAGIAPGYLRHLEENPGATPNRGTLLSLAAALETTVAELTGAATDLPPGLEQAARTPEFTELSMDECRALLGTHGVGRIAVTTESGPGIVPVNYSVTEGTIVFRTASGTTPSLAAGHQVAFEVDHIDDAFSRGWSVLVRGHARTVTDSGEAHRLADQAYSTPWAGGSRDLWVRVEPDTITGRRISV, encoded by the coding sequence ATGGCCGAACACAGGGAGGCCGAAAGGCCGTTGGGCGACCTGGGCCGCCGTCTCGCCACGCGCCGCGCACAACTCGGTCTGAGCCGAAAGGAAACGGCGACCAGGGCGGGCATCGCGCCCGGCTACCTGAGGCACCTGGAGGAGAACCCCGGCGCCACGCCGAACCGGGGAACACTTCTCAGCCTGGCTGCGGCTCTGGAGACCACGGTGGCGGAGCTCACCGGCGCAGCCACGGACCTGCCTCCCGGCCTGGAACAGGCGGCCCGTACCCCCGAGTTCACCGAGCTGAGCATGGACGAGTGCAGAGCTCTGCTCGGAACGCACGGCGTGGGGAGGATCGCGGTGACCACCGAGTCCGGGCCCGGCATCGTTCCGGTCAACTACAGCGTCACCGAAGGCACCATCGTCTTTCGGACCGCTTCCGGTACGACACCGTCGCTGGCGGCCGGTCACCAGGTGGCTTTCGAGGTCGACCACATCGACGACGCCTTCAGCCGTGGCTGGAGCGTGTTGGTGCGCGGACACGCTCGGACCGTGACGGACTCCGGCGAGGCCCACCGGCTCGCGGACCAGGCGTACAGCACGCCCTGGGCGGGAGGGAGCCGTGATCTGTGGGTGCGTGTGGAGCCGGACACGATCACGGGACGCCGGATCAGCGTGTGA
- a CDS encoding pyridoxamine 5'-phosphate oxidase family protein, protein MVHNAGRPAFAGPRRRIELDSAEALRLLGSVSLGRIVFTLHALPTVRTVNHVLDGGDVVIRTHEGTALTSYTQQADGPGVVVAYEADDIDATTHLGWSVVVTGYARPVTDPGELDRYQAMLEPWVDQPMDYAIRIRPELVTGIRLTAGGRADEG, encoded by the coding sequence ATGGTCCACAACGCCGGGCGGCCGGCCTTCGCAGGACCGCGCCGCCGCATCGAGCTCGACAGCGCCGAGGCACTGCGACTGCTGGGCAGCGTGTCCCTGGGAAGGATCGTCTTCACCTTGCACGCGCTCCCGACCGTCCGCACGGTCAACCACGTCCTGGACGGCGGGGACGTCGTCATCCGCACGCACGAGGGCACCGCCCTGACCTCGTACACGCAGCAGGCCGACGGCCCCGGTGTCGTCGTCGCCTACGAGGCGGACGACATCGACGCGACGACGCATCTGGGCTGGAGCGTGGTGGTGACGGGGTACGCCCGGCCGGTGACCGACCCCGGTGAACTGGACCGCTACCAGGCGATGCTGGAGCCGTGGGTGGATCAGCCCATGGACTACGCGATCCGCATCCGGCCCGAGCTGGTCACGGGCATCAGGCTCACCGCCGGCGGCCGGGCGGACGAGGGCTGA
- the ppdK gene encoding pyruvate, phosphate dikinase → MVRYVHDFREGRRDMADLLGGKGANLAEMTRLGLPVPPGFTVTTDACRAFLATGAEPEGMSAEVSRHLSALEESAGRRLGQRDDPLLVSVRSGARFSMPGMMETVLDIGLNDDSVLGLAKTSGSDRFAWDSYRRLVQMFGSTVMGVDTARFDEAMTLLKEAREAPDDLYLDANDLAGLVETYKRLILDETGRAFPQSPAEQLRLAILAVFRSWNGERARLYRRREHIPDDLGTAVTVQRMVYGNLGPDSGSGVAFTRDPATGRPGLYGDYLANAQGEDVVAGIRNTVPLTELERLDPDSYRRLRDHMGTLERHYRDLCDIEFTIERGTLWMLQTRVGKRTAEAAFAIAAELVKEGQITAEEALARVSGEGLARLMFPRFDTDVTGTALAHGLPASPGAAVGAAVFDSAEAVRRAAAGERTVLVRQETTPDDLPGMVAAEAVLTSRGGKTSHAAVVARGMGKVCVCGAEELAVDTAARHFTTPDGTVVGEGTVISVDGTAGAVYAGAVPLVASEAMRYLETGEQPGGVVAAVARSLEQADSLRRLEVRANADTPEDARRARRFGAQGVGLCRTEHMFLGERRKLVEAMILAATDSDRDRALAALLPLQRQDFTDILEAMDGLPVTIRLLDPPLHEFLPDRTELAVRIAAAEARGEQPEPHEAELLSAVNRMHEENPMLGLRGVRLGLVVPGLVAMQVRAVAEAVVARTRAGGSPRAEIMVPLVGAVEELRIERAEVERVLDEVSYESGVPVRCPVGTMIELPRAALTAGRIAEEAEFFSFGTNDLTQTTWGFSRDDVEAAFFSAYLDKGVFPTSPFETIDRDGVGRLIRIAVEEGRTARPGLTLGVCGEHGGDPDSVHFFHAAGLDYVSCSPFRVPVARLEAGRAALSDTEGSDSR, encoded by the coding sequence ATGGTCCGTTACGTGCACGACTTCCGCGAGGGCCGCCGGGACATGGCCGACCTGTTGGGCGGCAAGGGCGCGAACCTGGCCGAGATGACCCGGCTGGGCCTGCCGGTCCCGCCGGGCTTCACCGTGACCACCGACGCCTGCCGGGCCTTCCTGGCGACCGGCGCCGAGCCGGAGGGCATGTCGGCCGAGGTCTCCCGGCACCTGTCTGCCCTGGAGGAGTCCGCCGGGCGCCGACTGGGGCAGCGGGACGACCCGCTGCTGGTGTCCGTCCGGTCCGGGGCCCGCTTCTCCATGCCCGGCATGATGGAGACCGTCCTGGACATCGGCCTGAACGACGACTCCGTCCTGGGCCTCGCCAAGACCTCCGGCAGTGACCGCTTCGCCTGGGATTCCTACCGCCGGCTCGTCCAGATGTTCGGCAGTACGGTCATGGGAGTCGACACCGCCCGGTTCGACGAGGCCATGACCCTGCTCAAGGAGGCCCGCGAAGCCCCCGACGACCTGTACCTGGACGCGAACGACCTCGCCGGGCTGGTCGAGACGTACAAGCGGCTGATCCTCGACGAGACGGGCCGGGCGTTCCCCCAGTCGCCCGCCGAGCAGCTGCGCCTCGCGATCCTCGCCGTCTTCCGGTCCTGGAACGGCGAACGCGCCCGCCTGTACCGCCGCCGCGAGCACATCCCCGACGACCTCGGCACGGCGGTCACCGTGCAGCGCATGGTCTACGGCAATCTCGGCCCCGACTCCGGCAGCGGCGTCGCCTTCACCCGCGACCCGGCCACCGGCCGGCCCGGACTGTACGGCGACTACCTGGCCAACGCCCAGGGCGAGGACGTCGTCGCCGGCATCCGCAACACCGTGCCCCTGACCGAACTGGAGCGACTGGACCCTGACTCCTACCGGCGCCTGCGCGACCACATGGGGACCCTGGAGCGGCACTACCGCGACCTGTGCGACATCGAATTCACCATCGAGCGCGGCACGCTGTGGATGCTCCAGACCCGGGTCGGCAAGCGCACCGCCGAGGCCGCGTTCGCCATCGCCGCCGAACTGGTCAAGGAAGGGCAGATCACTGCGGAGGAGGCACTGGCCCGGGTCAGCGGCGAGGGCCTGGCCCGGCTGATGTTCCCCCGGTTCGACACCGACGTCACCGGTACCGCGCTCGCCCACGGCCTCCCGGCCTCCCCCGGCGCGGCGGTCGGCGCGGCGGTCTTCGACTCCGCCGAGGCCGTACGGCGTGCCGCGGCCGGCGAGAGGACGGTGCTCGTCCGCCAGGAGACCACCCCCGACGACCTGCCCGGCATGGTCGCCGCCGAGGCCGTGCTGACCAGCCGGGGCGGCAAGACGAGCCACGCCGCGGTGGTCGCCCGGGGCATGGGCAAGGTGTGCGTCTGCGGCGCGGAGGAACTCGCCGTGGACACCGCGGCCCGGCACTTCACCACCCCCGACGGAACCGTTGTGGGGGAGGGCACGGTCATCTCGGTGGACGGCACCGCCGGAGCCGTGTACGCGGGTGCGGTGCCGCTGGTCGCCTCCGAGGCGATGCGGTACCTGGAGACCGGCGAGCAGCCCGGCGGCGTCGTGGCCGCGGTGGCCCGCTCTCTCGAACAGGCCGACTCCCTACGGCGGTTGGAGGTCCGCGCCAACGCCGACACCCCCGAGGACGCGCGGCGCGCCCGCCGGTTCGGCGCGCAGGGCGTGGGACTGTGCCGTACCGAGCACATGTTCCTCGGCGAGCGCCGCAAGCTGGTCGAGGCGATGATCCTCGCCGCAACGGACTCCGATCGCGACCGGGCACTGGCTGCTCTCCTGCCGCTCCAGCGGCAGGACTTCACCGACATCCTGGAGGCGATGGACGGACTGCCCGTGACCATCCGCCTGCTGGATCCGCCGTTGCACGAGTTCCTGCCCGACCGCACCGAACTCGCCGTACGCATCGCGGCCGCCGAGGCCCGCGGTGAGCAACCGGAGCCGCACGAGGCCGAGTTGCTCTCCGCGGTGAACCGCATGCACGAGGAGAACCCGATGCTCGGCCTGCGCGGCGTGCGCCTGGGGCTGGTGGTTCCGGGCCTGGTCGCCATGCAGGTACGGGCCGTCGCCGAGGCCGTCGTGGCCCGCACGAGGGCCGGAGGCTCTCCGCGGGCCGAGATCATGGTGCCGCTGGTCGGCGCGGTCGAGGAACTGCGGATCGAGCGCGCCGAGGTGGAGCGGGTGCTGGACGAGGTCTCGTACGAGTCCGGTGTTCCGGTGCGGTGCCCGGTCGGCACGATGATCGAGCTGCCCCGCGCCGCGCTCACCGCCGGCCGGATCGCCGAGGAGGCGGAGTTCTTCTCCTTCGGCACGAACGACCTCACCCAGACCACCTGGGGCTTCTCACGCGACGACGTCGAGGCGGCGTTCTTCTCCGCCTACCTCGACAAGGGCGTCTTCCCCACCTCGCCGTTCGAGACGATCGACCGCGACGGCGTGGGGCGGCTGATCCGGATCGCGGTCGAAGAGGGCCGCACCGCCCGTCCCGGCCTGACGCTCGGCGTCTGCGGCGAACACGGCGGCGATCCCGACTCCGTCCACTTCTTCCACGCGGCGGGCCTGGACTACGTGTCCTGCTCGCCGTTCCGGGTCCCGGTGGCGCGTCTGGAGGCGGGCCGGGCGGCGCTGTCCGACACCGAGGGCAGCGACAGCCGGTGA
- a CDS encoding GAF domain-containing sensor histidine kinase has protein sequence MASPQEPQEARVRLPQLRLDELLEELQARLDAARGTRDRVHSLLEAVLSVGRELDLEQALHSIVEAAGVLVDAEYAALGVIGPDGRRLSAFHTVGVTEEQIARIGPFPEGHGILGELIRHPEPLRLTKISEHPSSYGFPDHHPPMNSFLGVPIRVRDQIFGNLYLTEKRGGARFDEDDESVLSTLAVAAGVAIDNARLYEDSRLRERWLRANAEVTHSLMSGGGRTDVLGLIAERAGEITGSALAAVALPMEDTGSLAVEIAVGLDSDAHKGLVLPVDATLMGLAFSRVAPAVSADVSHDERVTPEPPRFQGLGPAVAVPIGTGEDGVRGVLLLAREAGRPEFTTTETETLQGFAAQAAVAMELAERRQDAEQIAVLKDRDRIARDLHDLAIQRLFATGMTLQSAGRFIEHPEAAERVVRAVDDLDETIKIIRSTIFGLRARDSGAGAGLRARVVRAVGEAAPVLGFTPSVRMEGLLDTDVPREIADHALAVLSEALTNIARHAHADRADLALECDGRQLRLTVTDNGVGVPAGGRRSGLLNMAERAEQLGGELELSSTPDGGATLVWRVPVGER, from the coding sequence GTGGCAAGCCCCCAGGAGCCGCAGGAGGCCCGTGTACGGCTGCCGCAACTGAGGCTGGACGAGCTCCTAGAGGAGCTTCAGGCGCGGCTGGACGCGGCCCGTGGCACCCGGGACCGGGTGCACAGCCTGCTGGAGGCGGTGCTCTCGGTCGGCCGCGAGCTGGATCTGGAGCAGGCGCTGCACAGCATCGTCGAAGCCGCCGGAGTGCTCGTCGACGCGGAGTACGCGGCCCTCGGCGTGATCGGTCCGGACGGCAGGCGTCTCTCCGCCTTCCACACCGTCGGGGTCACCGAGGAGCAGATCGCCCGGATCGGCCCCTTCCCCGAGGGCCACGGCATCCTCGGTGAGCTGATCCGCCATCCCGAGCCGCTGCGCCTGACGAAGATCTCCGAGCATCCCTCGTCATACGGCTTCCCGGACCACCATCCGCCGATGAACAGCTTCCTTGGCGTGCCCATCCGCGTGCGCGACCAGATCTTCGGCAACCTGTACCTCACCGAGAAGCGGGGCGGCGCGCGGTTCGACGAGGACGACGAGTCCGTTCTCTCGACCCTGGCGGTGGCGGCAGGGGTCGCCATCGACAACGCCCGCCTCTATGAGGACTCCCGGCTGCGGGAGCGCTGGCTGCGGGCGAACGCGGAGGTCACCCACAGCCTCATGTCCGGCGGCGGGCGCACCGACGTGCTCGGCCTGATCGCCGAGCGGGCCGGCGAGATCACCGGATCGGCGCTGGCCGCGGTCGCGCTGCCCATGGAGGACACCGGGTCGCTCGCCGTGGAGATCGCCGTCGGGCTGGATTCCGACGCGCACAAGGGGCTCGTGCTCCCGGTGGACGCGACCTTGATGGGGCTGGCCTTCTCCAGGGTCGCCCCTGCCGTCAGTGCGGACGTCTCCCACGACGAACGCGTTACCCCGGAACCGCCCCGTTTCCAGGGGCTCGGTCCCGCCGTGGCCGTGCCCATCGGGACGGGCGAGGACGGAGTCCGAGGCGTGCTTCTGCTGGCACGGGAGGCCGGTCGGCCGGAGTTCACCACGACCGAGACCGAGACCCTGCAAGGCTTCGCCGCGCAGGCCGCCGTCGCCATGGAACTGGCGGAGCGTCGTCAGGACGCCGAGCAGATCGCGGTGCTCAAGGACCGCGACCGGATCGCCCGTGACCTGCACGACCTGGCGATCCAGCGGTTGTTCGCCACGGGAATGACCCTGCAGAGCGCTGGCCGGTTCATCGAGCATCCAGAGGCGGCCGAGCGTGTCGTCCGGGCAGTGGACGACCTGGACGAGACCATCAAGATCATCAGGTCGACGATCTTCGGGCTGCGAGCGCGTGACAGCGGGGCCGGGGCGGGACTGCGCGCCCGGGTCGTACGGGCCGTCGGTGAGGCGGCCCCGGTGCTGGGCTTCACGCCCAGCGTGCGCATGGAAGGACTGCTCGACACCGACGTGCCGCGCGAGATCGCCGACCACGCGCTGGCCGTGCTCTCCGAGGCCCTCACCAACATCGCCCGGCACGCCCACGCCGACCGCGCCGACCTGGCGCTGGAGTGCGACGGCCGCCAACTGCGGCTGACGGTCACCGACAACGGCGTGGGAGTTCCGGCCGGCGGCCGCCGCAGCGGACTGCTCAACATGGCCGAACGGGCCGAACAGCTGGGCGGCGAACTGGAGTTGAGCAGTACGCCTGACGGCGGCGCCACACTGGTGTGGCGGGTGCCGGTGGGGGAGCGGTAG
- a CDS encoding universal stress protein, translating to MELPLVVGVDGSDASLAAVDWAVDEAARLGLPLRLVYASLWERYEGALPFGGLERPSQQVMADSIVGTAAERAHRRNPEVKVVSTEVILAEASDALLREANNAHALVTGSRGRGELTGLLLGSVSLAVAARAHCPVIVVRGDRAGLAGTHERILLGAGDSASAGEAVRFAVREAEARGCTLDAVRAWRCPAQESADHPRPAEDPARDHEQRASALLDAVLHDASADHPGVRMRRTTVEGSARKVLLDRSAAADLVIVGARRRSGHFGLQLGRVGHTLLHHAQCPVAVVPQRV from the coding sequence ATGGAGCTGCCCCTGGTCGTGGGTGTCGACGGTTCGGACGCGAGCCTCGCGGCGGTCGACTGGGCCGTGGACGAGGCAGCCCGGCTCGGACTGCCGCTGCGCCTGGTGTACGCCTCCCTCTGGGAGCGCTACGAGGGGGCCCTGCCCTTCGGCGGGCTCGAACGCCCCTCGCAACAAGTGATGGCGGACTCGATCGTCGGCACCGCTGCGGAGCGCGCCCACCGGCGCAACCCCGAGGTGAAGGTCGTTTCCACGGAGGTGATCCTCGCGGAGGCATCGGACGCCCTCCTGCGCGAGGCCAACAACGCCCATGCCCTGGTGACCGGCTCCCGGGGCCGGGGCGAGCTGACCGGTCTGCTGCTCGGCTCGGTGAGCCTGGCCGTGGCGGCCCGCGCGCACTGCCCGGTGATCGTGGTCCGGGGCGACCGGGCCGGCCTGGCCGGCACCCACGAGCGGATCCTGCTCGGCGCGGGCGACTCCGCGTCCGCCGGTGAAGCGGTGCGGTTCGCCGTCCGGGAGGCAGAGGCACGCGGGTGCACGCTGGACGCCGTACGCGCCTGGCGGTGCCCCGCGCAGGAGAGCGCCGATCACCCCCGGCCGGCCGAGGACCCGGCCCGCGACCACGAGCAGCGCGCGTCCGCCCTGCTCGACGCCGTGCTGCACGACGCGAGCGCCGACCACCCCGGTGTACGGATGCGTCGTACCACCGTGGAGGGCTCGGCCCGCAAGGTACTGCTCGACCGGTCGGCCGCCGCGGACCTGGTGATCGTCGGGGCGCGGCGCAGGTCCGGCCACTTCGGCCTCCAGCTGGGCAGGGTCGGGCACACGCTGCTGCACCACGCCCAGTGCCCGGTGGCCGTCGTACCCCAGCGGGTGTGA
- a CDS encoding HAD family hydrolase has product MLRDVWAVVFDTDGVITDSARVHAAAWKTAFDAFLRAHPPEDPGLRRPFDARDDYLRYVDGKSRLDGAAAFLAARAVGASGETVRAVAAEKERLFSGRLREHGVDAYPGTVRLVRALRRAGIPVAAASASRHAGELLAGAGVSDLFDVLVDGGEAARLGLAGKPRPDLFLEAARRLGVPADRAAVVEDALAGVEAGRNGGFALVVGVDRAAGPDTAARLLRHGADIVVRDLEELLAGGTPR; this is encoded by the coding sequence GTGCTGCGGGACGTTTGGGCCGTGGTCTTCGACACCGACGGAGTGATCACCGACTCGGCCCGCGTGCACGCCGCAGCCTGGAAGACGGCCTTCGACGCATTCCTGCGCGCACACCCGCCCGAGGATCCCGGTCTGCGCCGCCCCTTCGACGCGCGGGACGACTATCTGCGGTACGTGGACGGCAAGTCCCGCCTCGACGGCGCCGCCGCCTTCCTCGCCGCACGCGCTGTCGGTGCGTCGGGGGAGACGGTGCGCGCCGTCGCGGCCGAGAAGGAGCGACTGTTCAGCGGGCGGCTGCGCGAACACGGTGTCGACGCCTACCCGGGGACCGTCCGGCTGGTGCGGGCCCTGCGCCGGGCGGGGATCCCGGTGGCGGCGGCCTCCGCGTCCCGGCACGCCGGTGAACTGCTCGCCGGCGCCGGGGTGTCGGACCTCTTCGACGTCCTGGTCGACGGCGGCGAGGCGGCCCGGCTGGGACTGGCGGGCAAACCCCGGCCCGATCTCTTCCTGGAGGCGGCCCGAAGGCTCGGGGTGCCCGCCGACCGTGCCGCCGTCGTCGAGGACGCCCTGGCCGGCGTCGAGGCGGGCCGGAACGGCGGTTTCGCCCTCGTCGTCGGCGTGGACCGTGCCGCCGGCCCGGACACCGCGGCGAGACTGCTGCGGCACGGCGCCGACATCGTCGTACGCGATCTCGAAGAGCTGCTTGCGGGAGGGACGCCGCGGTGA